A genomic stretch from Sulfurihydrogenibium azorense Az-Fu1 includes:
- the lnt gene encoding apolipoprotein N-acyltransferase translates to MIKDNLKNIFIGGLSGFLLALSLPNFFIPFSFLVGFSLLFYLIERHSTKDILIYSFVAGIVFSIFSFYWIVFALSYYGGINLIVSSVLFLIFSFAYSLYTFVLFSFIGKKVYQKYSFYGFFLLPFIWVFLEFFREFFPFNGFSWNLFGYMLSYINPVAQITYYTSVYGLSFLVLFFSVSFYLMVFKRDYRFVVLNVLNIIIFTLLLIWGNHRINSYTDTGKYYKVAVLQGNVDESMKLKPTKEINIKIIDKYIQLLKQAKEKGADIAVLPESALPFFPYIDSSLKDYFFQRFSDIKIPILSGFDNVLLKEDGDIDRVYNSLFLIDKDGFYVDYYSKIKLVPFGEYTPFRNSFLESIFTYLQGIDFSKGEGQKLLIYKDMKIASLICFESIFPDFVSNFVNKGVNVIVNITNDGWFGKTSAPYQHFEMARIRAIENNVYLIRAANTGISAVINPVGSVKSFIPLYKEGVLVEKVYLSSGKSFYNSYKMYIYVGFVFIFVFSLFLVYRLNPK, encoded by the coding sequence GTGATAAAGGATAACTTAAAAAATATTTTTATTGGTGGTTTATCTGGTTTCCTTTTGGCTTTATCTTTACCAAACTTTTTTATACCATTTTCTTTTTTAGTAGGTTTTTCTCTACTTTTTTACTTGATTGAAAGGCACTCTACAAAAGATATTTTAATCTACTCTTTTGTTGCTGGAATTGTATTTTCAATATTTTCTTTTTACTGGATTGTCTTTGCTCTTAGTTATTACGGTGGTATTAATTTAATTGTATCATCTGTTTTATTTTTGATATTCTCTTTTGCCTATTCTTTATACACTTTCGTCCTTTTTTCTTTTATTGGTAAAAAGGTTTATCAAAAATACTCTTTTTATGGATTTTTCCTTCTGCCGTTTATATGGGTTTTTTTAGAGTTTTTTAGGGAGTTTTTTCCTTTTAACGGCTTTAGCTGGAATCTTTTTGGTTATATGCTGTCTTACATAAATCCTGTCGCTCAGATTACTTACTACACAAGTGTATATGGACTTTCTTTTTTAGTTTTGTTTTTTTCTGTTAGTTTTTATCTTATGGTCTTTAAAAGAGATTACAGGTTTGTTGTTTTAAATGTTTTAAATATAATTATTTTTACCCTACTTTTAATATGGGGAAACCATAGGATAAACAGCTATACAGATACTGGAAAGTATTATAAAGTAGCAGTTTTACAAGGAAACGTAGATGAGTCTATGAAGTTAAAACCTACAAAAGAGATTAACATAAAGATAATAGATAAGTATATTCAACTTTTAAAACAGGCAAAAGAAAAAGGTGCAGATATAGCAGTCCTTCCTGAGTCAGCTCTGCCTTTTTTTCCCTATATAGACTCTTCTTTAAAGGACTACTTTTTTCAAAGATTTTCAGATATAAAAATTCCTATTCTTTCAGGATTTGATAATGTTTTACTTAAAGAAGATGGTGATATAGACAGAGTTTACAACTCACTGTTTTTAATAGATAAGGATGGTTTTTATGTAGATTACTACTCAAAGATTAAACTAGTTCCTTTTGGAGAGTACACACCTTTTAGAAACAGTTTTTTAGAGAGTATATTTACTTACCTTCAAGGAATAGATTTTAGTAAAGGAGAAGGTCAAAAACTACTGATTTACAAGGATATGAAAATAGCATCTTTAATCTGTTTTGAGTCTATTTTTCCTGATTTTGTCTCAAACTTTGTAAACAAAGGAGTAAACGTAATTGTTAACATTACAAACGATGGGTGGTTTGGCAAAACATCAGCTCCTTATCAACACTTTGAGATGGCAAGAATAAGGGCAATAGAGAACAACGTATATCTAATCAGAGCTGCAAACACAGGGATATCAGCAGTTATAAACCCAGTTGGATCTGTAAAATCTTTTATTCCTCTTTATAAAGAAGGGGTTTTAGTAGAAAAGGTTTACCTATCTTCTGGAAAAAGTTTTTACAATAGTTATAAAATGTATATCTATGTCGGATTTGTTTTTATTTTTGTTTTTTCTTTGTTTTTAGTTTACAGATTAAATCCCAAATAA
- a CDS encoding IclR family transcriptional regulator, whose protein sequence is MQQKGAKKSIEKALDLLEALKEKDNLGVTELSNILGLNKNNVFRILATLEVKGLIEQDEETGNYRLGVKTLYLEYSFIKNLTILNHSKQFIKNLRNKTNETVYLSMLHQNDVIYFYSKESKSSVLAKSRLGKRYPALTTAAGKAILRAKKEPSEIFEVDFEETEKEVVEIATVIRDESDHPVAGISIVAPVSRLNKNNYDGLFKHYLLETAKEITNINKIVLP, encoded by the coding sequence ATGCAACAAAAAGGAGCTAAAAAATCCATAGAGAAAGCATTGGACTTATTAGAAGCTTTAAAAGAAAAAGATAACTTAGGAGTTACAGAGCTTAGTAATATACTTGGATTAAACAAAAACAATGTATTTAGAATACTTGCTACTTTAGAGGTAAAAGGACTTATAGAACAAGATGAAGAAACAGGCAACTACAGATTAGGTGTAAAGACATTATATTTAGAGTACTCTTTTATTAAAAATCTAACAATTTTAAATCATTCAAAGCAGTTTATAAAAAACCTTAGGAACAAAACAAACGAGACTGTTTACCTTTCTATGCTTCATCAAAATGACGTTATATACTTTTACAGTAAAGAAAGTAAGTCCTCTGTTTTAGCAAAGTCAAGATTGGGAAAAAGATATCCAGCTCTTACCACTGCAGCAGGTAAAGCTATCTTAAGGGCAAAAAAAGAACCTTCTGAGATATTTGAAGTTGATTTTGAGGAGACAGAAAAAGAAGTTGTAGAAATAGCAACTGTAATAAGAGATGAGTCAGACCATCCTGTTGCCGGAATTTCTATAGTAGCTCCTGTATCAAGGTTGAATAAAAATAACTATGATGGATTATTTAAACATTATTTACTTGAAACAGCGAAAGAGATAACAAACATCAATAAAATCGTTCTCCCGTGA
- a CDS encoding phosphoribosyltransferase, producing MRIFKDREEAGKLLGEFLKSFNFDKENSIILAIPRGGIPVAYQVSKALNIPFSLVIVKKLAPLSEPEAAFGAIAPDGTIYIDEHLMRYMGVSEEELEIVKEKALSEIKRRIKDFLKNKEPDVNGKDVIIVDDGIATGYTAMVAAMYVKKKGANNVYLAVPVCPADSISKVKKVFDDVFCLHPVETPFFAVGSYYQDFHQLTDEEMYKFEF from the coding sequence ATGAGAATATTTAAAGATAGAGAAGAAGCAGGAAAGCTTTTAGGAGAGTTTTTAAAAAGTTTTAACTTTGATAAAGAAAACAGTATAATTTTAGCTATCCCAAGAGGTGGAATTCCAGTTGCTTACCAAGTATCAAAAGCTTTAAATATACCATTCTCTTTAGTAATAGTAAAAAAGTTGGCACCTTTATCTGAACCTGAAGCTGCATTTGGAGCTATAGCACCTGACGGTACAATCTACATAGACGAACATTTAATGAGATACATGGGAGTATCAGAAGAAGAGTTAGAAATTGTCAAAGAAAAAGCCCTGTCAGAAATAAAAAGGAGAATTAAAGATTTTTTAAAAAACAAGGAACCTGATGTAAATGGTAAGGATGTTATCATCGTAGATGATGGTATAGCAACTGGCTATACAGCAATGGTCGCTGCAATGTATGTAAAGAAAAAAGGTGCAAATAATGTATACTTAGCTGTTCCAGTATGCCCTGCAGACAGTATAAGTAAAGTTAAAAAAGTTTTTGATGATGTGTTTTGTTTACATCCCGTAGAAACTCCATTTTTTGCAGTAGGCTCTTACTATCAAGATTTTCATCAATTGACAGATGAAGAGATGTATAAATTTGAATTTTGA
- the ligA gene encoding NAD-dependent DNA ligase LigA encodes MYSEETQRKLIEKTREFLNLDIKSIDRKKAESIIEDLREVIRFHDWRYYVLAQPVISDYEYDKLFKLLKDIESKYPDLITPDSPTQRVPSEITKVFPQVKHLTPMLSLDNSYNEADLRDFDRRVRELTGLEKIEYAVEPKFDGAGISLIYEKDLFKRGATRGDGEVGEDITNNLKVIKSIPLSAKFSSYGIDKVEIRGEVLIRKDIFKRINEQRLEEGLPLFANPRNAAAGSIRLQDPKEVAKRGLEAFVYQITYAEKDGKNLLGTVLKKHSDNIKMLHLLGFKTPYEVLKVCNGIDEVIDYCREWERKRDNYPYEIDGMVIKVNDISLYEKLGFTSHHPRWAIAYKFKARQATTKIIDVVFQVGRTGAITPVAKLQPVEIGGVIVSSVSLFNEDFIREKDIRIGDTVLVERAGDVIPYVVMVIKEARTGNEKPIEFPKNCPSCGSPLVKPLGEAVYRCININCPAQVIERIIHFASKDAMDIKGLSEATVKKFYKLGLLKSIPDIYRLDFRIIKNIQGFGEKSVNNLKQAIEESKNRPLYRLIYGLGIRYVGEVTAKTLASAVNCLEDLKNFTITDLMKLPDIGDKVATEIYNFFHNEQNLKMIQQLKELGVNVCNPKEEKRGKLAGLNFVFTGALKCCSREKAKEIVESLGGNVLDTVSKKVHYLVVGEEPGSKLQKAQKIPTIKIINEEEFLKMIGQQ; translated from the coding sequence ATGTACTCAGAGGAAACCCAAAGGAAACTTATTGAAAAAACAAGGGAGTTTTTAAATCTTGATATAAAATCAATTGATAGAAAAAAAGCAGAAAGTATAATAGAAGACTTAAGAGAAGTTATTAGATTTCATGACTGGAGATACTACGTTTTAGCTCAACCTGTAATATCTGATTATGAGTATGATAAACTTTTTAAACTATTAAAAGATATAGAAAGTAAATATCCAGATTTAATAACTCCAGACTCACCAACCCAAAGAGTTCCTTCTGAGATAACAAAAGTATTTCCACAAGTAAAACATCTTACTCCAATGTTATCTTTAGATAACTCTTACAATGAAGCTGACTTAAGAGATTTTGATAGAAGAGTAAGAGAGCTTACAGGACTTGAAAAGATTGAGTATGCAGTTGAACCTAAGTTTGACGGAGCTGGCATATCTCTTATTTACGAGAAAGACCTCTTTAAAAGAGGAGCTACAAGAGGAGATGGAGAAGTAGGAGAGGATATAACAAACAACCTAAAAGTAATTAAATCAATTCCTTTGTCTGCAAAATTTTCAAGCTACGGTATAGACAAAGTTGAAATCAGAGGAGAAGTGTTAATAAGAAAAGATATATTTAAAAGGATAAATGAACAAAGACTTGAAGAAGGTTTACCTCTTTTTGCAAACCCAAGAAATGCAGCTGCTGGTTCAATAAGGCTCCAAGACCCAAAAGAAGTTGCAAAGAGAGGACTTGAGGCTTTTGTTTATCAAATTACATACGCAGAAAAAGACGGTAAAAATTTACTTGGAACTGTCCTAAAAAAACATTCTGACAACATTAAAATGCTACATCTACTTGGATTTAAAACACCTTACGAAGTTTTAAAAGTGTGTAATGGTATAGACGAAGTAATTGATTACTGTAGAGAATGGGAAAGAAAAAGAGATAACTACCCTTATGAAATAGATGGAATGGTTATTAAAGTAAACGATATATCTCTTTATGAAAAGTTAGGTTTTACTTCTCACCATCCAAGATGGGCAATAGCTTATAAATTTAAAGCAAGACAAGCAACTACAAAGATAATAGATGTGGTTTTTCAAGTAGGAAGGACAGGAGCAATAACACCTGTTGCAAAACTGCAACCTGTAGAGATAGGAGGAGTAATTGTTTCATCTGTATCACTTTTTAACGAAGATTTTATTAGAGAAAAAGATATAAGAATAGGAGATACAGTTTTAGTAGAAAGAGCTGGTGATGTTATACCTTATGTAGTTATGGTTATAAAAGAAGCGCGAACAGGAAATGAAAAACCTATAGAGTTTCCAAAAAACTGTCCTTCTTGCGGCTCACCACTTGTAAAACCATTAGGAGAAGCTGTTTACAGATGTATCAACATTAACTGTCCAGCTCAAGTAATTGAAAGAATAATTCATTTTGCTTCAAAAGATGCAATGGATATAAAAGGACTATCAGAAGCAACAGTTAAAAAGTTTTATAAACTTGGACTTTTAAAAAGTATCCCAGATATTTACAGGCTTGATTTTAGAATTATAAAAAACATTCAAGGCTTTGGAGAAAAATCAGTAAACAACTTAAAACAAGCTATAGAAGAATCAAAAAATAGACCCTTATACAGACTTATTTATGGACTTGGTATAAGGTACGTAGGAGAAGTTACAGCAAAAACCTTAGCATCAGCTGTAAACTGCTTAGAAGACCTTAAGAATTTTACAATAACTGATCTAATGAAACTTCCTGATATTGGCGACAAAGTTGCGACAGAAATTTATAACTTTTTCCACAACGAACAAAACTTGAAAATGATACAGCAGTTAAAAGAGTTAGGCGTTAACGTATGTAATCCTAAAGAAGAGAAAAGAGGTAAGTTGGCAGGTTTAAACTTTGTATTTACAGGAGCATTAAAATGTTGTAGTAGAGAAAAGGCAAAAGAAATTGTGGAAAGTTTAGGAGGGAATGTCCTTGACACAGTCTCTAAAAAAGTCCATTACTTAGTAGTAGGAGAAGAACCGGGAAGTAAACTCCAAAAAGCACAAAAAATACCAACAATAAAAATAATAAATGAAGAAGAGTTTTTAAAGATGATAGGTCAACAATGA
- the deoC gene encoding deoxyribose-phosphate aldolase yields the protein MTYGTDLLSNINRYIDHSVLKPYTTYQEVENQCVKALEYQFASICVNPFHVKICSQILKNSTVAVCSVVGFPLGLNTKDIKIKEALQSVKEGSQELDIVWNISAFKSKDYRYVEEELKEIIKITPKIIHKVIVETAYLTQEEKKIALDIVINSGAEYIKTSTGFADKGADLQDILMWRELSQGKIKIKASGGIKDLKTAVEFIKAGCDRIGTSSGIEIIQEVKDVLRGNPKETY from the coding sequence ATGACCTATGGTACGGATTTGTTATCAAACATAAATAGGTACATAGACCATTCAGTATTAAAACCATACACAACCTACCAAGAAGTTGAAAATCAATGTGTTAAAGCCTTAGAGTATCAATTTGCATCAATCTGTGTAAACCCTTTTCACGTTAAAATTTGTAGTCAAATACTAAAAAACTCTACGGTAGCTGTCTGTAGTGTTGTAGGTTTTCCACTCGGGTTAAACACAAAGGATATAAAAATCAAAGAAGCTCTACAGTCTGTAAAAGAAGGTTCACAAGAACTTGATATTGTTTGGAATATATCAGCTTTTAAAAGTAAAGATTATAGGTATGTGGAAGAGGAATTAAAAGAGATAATAAAAATCACACCAAAAATTATTCATAAAGTTATAGTTGAAACAGCTTACTTAACTCAAGAAGAAAAGAAGATAGCGTTAGATATAGTAATAAACTCCGGAGCTGAGTATATTAAGACAAGCACAGGTTTTGCAGATAAAGGAGCCGATTTACAGGATATTTTAATGTGGAGGGAGCTATCTCAAGGAAAGATTAAGATAAAAGCATCAGGAGGAATAAAAGATTTAAAAACAGCAGTAGAGTTTATAAAAGCAGGATGCGATAGAATAGGCACAAGTAGCGGTATAGAAATAATTCAGGAGGTAAAGGATGTACTCAGAGGAAACCCAAAGGAAACTTATTGA
- a CDS encoding 50S ribosomal protein L11 methyltransferase codes for MKKYICEIPSNLFEIFLVELNGYGVEILNKDENITVFAIYDYDKDAINNIFEDLGSGRIVLEEDIKEEDWEEKWKENFKPIEIPPFIVIPEWEIYQGNDLIPIKLKIAMAFGTGLHPSTQIILSLIPKYISQGDKVIDIGCGTGILSIASAKLGANVDAIDIEKQAVEECKVNSWENQVKVNCYQASIEDIKDSYNIVLSNLQMEIFDKYFDRLKDIFKKYWLISGIFKDEKDKILKMAENSGLEVVEMKSKPEEGKPDDLWYGFVIKHK; via the coding sequence ATGAAAAAATACATCTGTGAGATACCTTCAAATTTATTTGAGATATTCTTAGTAGAGTTAAATGGTTATGGTGTTGAAATTTTGAATAAAGATGAAAACATTACAGTTTTTGCAATCTACGACTACGATAAAGATGCTATAAACAATATTTTTGAAGATTTGGGAAGTGGAAGGATTGTTTTAGAAGAAGATATAAAAGAAGAAGACTGGGAAGAAAAGTGGAAAGAAAATTTTAAACCTATAGAGATTCCACCTTTTATAGTAATTCCTGAGTGGGAAATCTACCAAGGAAACGATTTAATTCCTATAAAACTAAAGATAGCTATGGCCTTTGGAACAGGACTACACCCTTCTACCCAAATTATTTTGTCTTTAATTCCAAAATATATATCCCAAGGAGATAAAGTTATTGACATTGGATGTGGAACAGGGATTTTATCTATAGCATCAGCAAAACTTGGAGCTAATGTAGATGCAATAGATATAGAAAAGCAGGCGGTAGAAGAATGTAAAGTAAACAGCTGGGAAAATCAGGTAAAGGTCAACTGTTATCAAGCAAGTATAGAAGATATTAAAGATAGTTATAATATTGTCTTATCAAATCTTCAGATGGAGATTTTTGATAAGTACTTTGATAGACTAAAGGATATATTTAAAAAGTACTGGTTAATCTCTGGAATATTTAAAGACGAAAAAGATAAAATACTGAAGATGGCTGAAAACAGTGGTTTGGAAGTTGTTGAGATGAAATCAAAACCAGAAGAAGGAAAGCCTGATGACCTATGGTACGGATTTGTTATCAAACATAAATAG
- a CDS encoding heat shock protein transcriptional repressor HspR, with protein MKDRRKEPLYMIGTVAKMYNIHPQTLRLYEKEGLIVPSRTKGKTRMYSEEDLERLEFILFLTRELGVNLAGVDAILRMKQQIEELQNQIQLLLTKIQEEIREKYINDQIQQQNALVQLPKVEIMKIEEYIYTKYNKKKKGDK; from the coding sequence ATGAAAGACAGAAGAAAAGAGCCTTTATATATGATAGGAACAGTTGCAAAAATGTATAATATCCATCCCCAGACTTTAAGACTTTATGAAAAGGAAGGACTTATCGTTCCTTCACGAACAAAAGGTAAAACAAGAATGTACTCAGAAGAAGATTTAGAGAGACTTGAGTTTATACTATTTTTAACAAGAGAGCTGGGAGTTAACTTGGCAGGAGTAGATGCAATCCTTAGAATGAAACAACAGATTGAAGAACTTCAAAACCAGATACAGCTTCTTCTAACAAAAATTCAAGAAGAAATTAGAGAAAAGTATATAAACGACCAAATCCAGCAACAAAACGCTTTAGTCCAACTTCCAAAAGTGGAAATAATGAAAATAGAAGAGTATATTTATACCAAGTACAATAAAAAGAAAAAAGGTGATAAATGA
- the dnaJ gene encoding molecular chaperone DnaJ, with product MAEKKDYYEILGVSRNATQDEIKKAYRKLARQYHPDLNPNNKKEAEEKFKEITEAYQVLSDPEKRKIYDQFGHAGLSGSYQDFSKQYRYQDIGGINIDDLLEDFDDIFGFGFGKRRSSRQRRQTYYQPENGKDIYQTVTISLEDAYHGTTLELEVPRYVVCEACGGTGEKAGSEARICPTCGGSGEVYQNLGGFLRLSQTCPTCGGKGVLQEHCEVCNGRGLVIKKEIVKVRVPPGVDNGSKLRVPGKGHSGRFGGLPGDLWIVINVKPHYLFERKGDNLYLKANISVAEAIEGTTLEVPLIDGKTEKVEIRPGTQPGDKIRLHGKGMPRLKQSGYGDLVVEINVVIPSVKDLSKDAKKCVSKLKEEQKITNRFYKSQVEV from the coding sequence ATGGCAGAGAAGAAAGATTACTATGAAATACTAGGTGTTAGTAGGAATGCAACTCAAGATGAGATTAAAAAGGCCTATAGAAAACTTGCAAGACAGTACCATCCAGATTTAAACCCTAACAACAAAAAAGAAGCTGAGGAAAAATTTAAAGAGATAACAGAAGCTTACCAAGTCCTATCAGACCCTGAAAAAAGGAAAATTTACGACCAGTTTGGACATGCTGGATTAAGTGGAAGTTATCAAGATTTTTCAAAACAGTACCGTTATCAAGATATAGGTGGAATAAATATAGATGATTTATTAGAAGATTTTGATGATATATTTGGTTTTGGGTTTGGAAAAAGAAGAAGTTCAAGACAAAGAAGACAGACTTACTATCAGCCTGAAAATGGTAAAGATATATACCAAACTGTTACAATATCCCTTGAAGATGCTTACCATGGTACAACCTTAGAGTTAGAAGTCCCAAGGTATGTAGTATGTGAAGCTTGTGGTGGAACAGGAGAAAAAGCAGGTTCAGAAGCAAGAATATGTCCAACCTGTGGTGGAAGTGGAGAAGTATATCAAAATTTAGGTGGATTTTTAAGACTATCCCAAACCTGTCCTACTTGTGGTGGTAAAGGTGTTCTTCAAGAGCATTGTGAGGTTTGCAACGGTAGAGGTCTTGTTATAAAGAAAGAGATAGTAAAGGTTAGAGTTCCACCCGGTGTTGATAACGGGTCTAAACTAAGAGTGCCGGGAAAAGGACACAGTGGAAGGTTTGGAGGTTTACCAGGAGATTTATGGATTGTAATAAACGTAAAACCTCATTATCTCTTTGAAAGAAAAGGAGATAACCTCTATTTAAAAGCAAATATATCTGTAGCAGAGGCTATAGAAGGTACAACCTTAGAAGTACCTTTAATAGATGGAAAAACAGAGAAAGTTGAAATAAGACCCGGAACACAACCGGGAGACAAAATAAGATTACATGGTAAAGGTATGCCAAGACTAAAACAGTCTGGATACGGAGATTTGGTTGTAGAGATAAATGTTGTAATTCCGTCGGTAAAAGATTTATCAAAAGACGCTAAAAAATGTGTAAGTAAACTTAAAGAAGAGCAAAAAATCACAAACAGATTCTACAAATCTCAGGTAGAGGTGTGA
- the murD gene encoding UDP-N-acetylmuramoyl-L-alanine--D-glutamate ligase, producing MILIYGKGKTGTAVKNFLDKKGIKNLIIDDEDRLPDINPQLIIVSPGIPFYHRIYKFAKKNKIPIISDVEYGYRFFKGDVIGITGTDGKTTTTTLVYEIFKNVSGKSVFVGGNYGVPFIETAGKNDVAILELSSFQLYSTKTFKPKIAVILNISKDHLDWHKKMKHYILSKFKIFKNQTEEDYLILNYDDNCLKQIKAKSQIYYFSLNQLPQDKKGIYLKNIEKSGEYILTLQDKEKIDIKVKTSLVGLHNLQNIMASLVVSYLYGLDLDKVLKVIQEFKPLSHRIEFVSSINGVSFYNDSKATTVQAVEKAIDSFDKNVVLILGGINKGGDFSVLKDKLKQKVKKAIIIGRDKNQIKSMIEEYTQVELADSLEEAVIKSYNTAEKGDTVILSPGCASFDMFKSYADRGNQFINIVKNLENQNG from the coding sequence ATGATACTAATCTACGGAAAAGGGAAAACTGGAACAGCTGTTAAAAATTTTTTAGATAAAAAAGGTATAAAAAATCTAATAATAGATGATGAAGACAGATTACCAGATATAAATCCCCAGCTGATAATAGTATCTCCCGGCATTCCTTTTTATCACAGGATATATAAGTTTGCAAAGAAAAATAAAATCCCAATCATATCAGATGTAGAGTATGGGTATAGATTTTTTAAAGGAGATGTTATTGGAATAACAGGAACAGATGGTAAAACCACTACCACTACACTCGTGTATGAGATTTTTAAAAATGTATCAGGTAAGAGTGTGTTTGTAGGTGGAAACTATGGAGTGCCTTTTATAGAAACAGCCGGCAAAAATGATGTTGCAATTTTGGAGTTGTCTTCTTTTCAACTTTACTCTACAAAAACATTTAAGCCAAAAATTGCCGTTATATTAAACATATCAAAAGACCACCTTGACTGGCATAAAAAGATGAAACATTACATTCTTTCAAAATTTAAAATCTTTAAAAATCAAACTGAAGAAGACTACCTTATTTTAAACTACGATGATAACTGTTTAAAACAAATCAAAGCAAAAAGCCAGATTTACTACTTTTCATTAAATCAGCTTCCACAGGATAAAAAAGGAATATACCTTAAAAATATTGAAAAATCGGGAGAGTATATATTAACACTTCAAGACAAAGAAAAGATAGATATCAAAGTAAAAACTTCGTTAGTAGGACTACATAACCTTCAAAATATAATGGCATCTTTAGTTGTGTCTTACCTTTATGGACTGGATTTAGATAAGGTTTTAAAAGTAATTCAAGAGTTTAAACCCCTATCCCATAGAATAGAGTTTGTAAGCAGTATAAACGGTGTTTCATTTTACAATGACTCAAAAGCAACAACTGTTCAAGCAGTTGAAAAGGCTATAGATAGTTTTGATAAAAACGTAGTACTCATATTAGGAGGAATAAATAAAGGAGGAGACTTTTCTGTTTTAAAAGATAAATTAAAACAAAAAGTTAAAAAAGCCATAATAATAGGAAGAGACAAAAACCAGATAAAAAGTATGATAGAAGAGTACACGCAAGTTGAGCTTGCAGACAGTTTAGAGGAAGCTGTAATAAAAAGCTACAATACTGCCGAAAAGGGAGACACTGTAATACTGTCTCCGGGGTGTGCAAGTTTTGATATGTTTAAAAGTTATGCTGACAGAGGAAACCAGTTTATAAACATTGTAAAAAATTTGGAAAATCAAAATGGTTAG
- the ftsW gene encoding putative lipid II flippase FtsW, translating into MVRSFYIDWPLFISFALLVIIGLVAVYSATYTATSDPFYYLKRHIFALIIATVGLIVAFSIPIDFWKKNAYFIFIISVILLLVVLILPSDGTGTKRWINLGLFKFQPSEFVKFATVLFIAKYLSRKEDRLESFEPVVVIYTIVGLVGLLVAVEPHKGAALFLFILTGLLLFSSPLKVRYVLTPVFFILPFFMVFFILKSNYAFSRLKGWLNPDPSSKEGYQPYQAMLSFAKGGPFGEGIGMGTQKLNYLPEIHTDYIFSLIGEETGLIGSSLVMFLFFVILYRGVKISLEKEDLFTQVLGLGVIYIITLNSVFHMFVNLNIFPSTGFTLPFISYGGSSLIMSFIYIGILLRISKEPVKVNFVKRAK; encoded by the coding sequence ATGGTTAGAAGTTTTTACATAGATTGGCCGTTATTTATCTCTTTTGCTTTACTTGTTATAATAGGTTTAGTTGCCGTATACAGTGCTACCTACACAGCTACCTCTGACCCATTTTACTACCTTAAAAGACATATTTTTGCTTTAATAATTGCTACAGTTGGTCTGATTGTTGCTTTTTCTATTCCTATAGACTTTTGGAAAAAAAACGCCTACTTTATATTTATAATTTCTGTTATTCTTTTACTGGTTGTTTTAATCTTACCATCTGATGGAACGGGGACAAAAAGATGGATTAACTTAGGATTGTTTAAATTTCAACCATCAGAGTTTGTCAAATTTGCAACTGTTTTATTTATAGCTAAGTATCTATCAAGGAAAGAGGATAGGTTAGAGAGTTTTGAGCCTGTTGTTGTTATATACACTATCGTTGGGTTGGTAGGCTTACTTGTAGCAGTTGAACCACACAAGGGAGCTGCACTTTTTCTATTTATACTTACAGGACTGCTACTTTTTTCATCTCCCTTAAAGGTTAGATACGTTTTAACACCTGTATTTTTCATTCTTCCTTTTTTTATGGTGTTTTTTATACTAAAGAGTAATTATGCTTTTAGTAGATTGAAGGGTTGGCTTAATCCTGACCCATCTTCAAAGGAAGGTTATCAACCTTATCAGGCTATGTTATCCTTTGCAAAAGGTGGCCCCTTTGGAGAAGGGATTGGAATGGGAACCCAAAAGCTAAACTACCTTCCAGAGATTCATACAGACTATATATTCTCTCTTATAGGAGAAGAAACAGGATTAATAGGGTCTTCTTTGGTTATGTTTTTGTTTTTTGTTATTTTGTACAGAGGTGTTAAAATCTCGTTGGAAAAAGAAGACCTATTTACACAGGTATTAGGTTTGGGGGTTATTTACATTATCACTTTAAACTCAGTGTTTCACATGTTTGTAAACCTCAACATCTTCCCTTCTACCGGGTTTACACTACCTTTTATAAGTTATGGAGGGTCTTCTCTTATAATGTCTTTTATCTATATCGGTATTCTACTGAGAATATCTAAAGAACCTGTGAAAGTAAACTTTGTAAAGAGGGCTAAATGA